A stretch of the Corylus avellana chromosome ca6, CavTom2PMs-1.0 genome encodes the following:
- the LOC132183695 gene encoding peroxidase 7-like: protein MKFGHLALFVFLLHLGLSAIEPVTATTKNPADYLSFDYYLKTCPDAEGIIQQKVGAWIQKDFTLAPSLIRLHFHDCAVRGCDASILLNFKGSERASYVSSTLRGFQVIDEIKAALEKRCPRTVSCADILTAAARDATVFAGGPFWQVPFGRKDGRISIDKEAERVPQGHENVTTLINYFKTIGLDILDLVTLSGAHTIGRASCSTFLNRVYNFNGTKRPDPSLNTSYLNLLKRRCRRTTDLVYLDVITPRTFDTVYYTNLQKKVGLLTTDQELHSDQRTSPFVEAMASQPFLFQNQFLVSMVKLGNVQVLTRNGGEVRMNCNYVNHR, encoded by the exons ATGAAATTTGGGCATTTGGCTCTCTTTGTCTTCCTCCTTCATTTGGGGTTGTCGGCCATTGAACCTGTTACTGCGACTACTAAAAATCCTGCAGATTACTTGTCTTTCGATTACTACCTTAAAACATGTCCGGATGCTGAGGGCATCATCCAGCAAAAAGTGGGAGCCTGGATTCAGAAGGATTTCACCTTGGCTCCTAGCCTCATTCGTCTGCACTTCCACGACTGTGCTGTTAGG GGATGCGACGCATCCATTTTGTTGAACTTTAAAGGAAGTGAGAGGGCATCATATGTCAGCAGTACTCTGAGAGGTTTCCAAGTGATTGACGAAATCAAGGCAGCGCTCGAGAAGAGGTGCCCTAGAACCGTCTCTTGTGCCGACATTCTCACCGCCGCCGCCAGAGACGCCACTGTCTTTGCCGGAGGTCCGTTCTGGCAAGTCCCATTCGGGCGCAAAGACGGGAGAATTTCAATAGACAAAGAAGCCGAAAGGGTCCCTCAAGGGCATGAAAATGTTACCACCCTGATCAATTACTTCAAAACTATAGGTTTAGATATTCTTGATTTGGTCACTCTCTCTGGAGCACACACCATTGGTAGAGCTTCCTGCTCTACATTTCTAAACAGGGTCTACAACTTCAACGGAACCAAAAGGCCCGATCCCTCACTCAATACCTCTTACTTGAATCTATTGAAGAGAAGATGTAGACGGACGACGGACCTTGTTTACCTCGACGTAATAACTCCGAGGACGTTCGACACCGTTTACTACACAAATCTTCAAAAGAAAGTAGGGTTGTTAACGACGGATCAAGAACTCCATTCAGATCAAAGAACATCTCCCTTTGTGGAAGCAATGGCATCTCAACCCTTTCTCTTTCAGAACCAGTTTTTGGTGTCCATGGTGAAGCTTGGGAACGTCCAAGTTCTCACTAGGAATGGAGGTGAAGTTCGCATGAATTGCAATTACGTCAATCATCGCTGA
- the LOC132183729 gene encoding peroxidase 7-like — MKFGYLALFLLLLHLELSAIEPVTAAANYSEDYYEDTCPDVVDIINQKVDAWIEKDFTLAASLIRLQFHDCAVRGCDRSILLNSTASERTTSVSSTVRGYQVIDEIKAAVEESCPRTVSCADILLGAAREASLFIKGPFWPVPFGRKDGIVSIDTEAERVPHGHENVTTLINFFKSKRLDMQDLITLSGAHTIGGASCGTFINRVNNFNGIGKPDPSLDATYMNMLKKRCSRSTDLVNLDVTTPRTFDTVYYKNLQTKKGLLTTDQELYMDPRTAPLVNTMVSSQPGTFEELFSDAMVKLGNIRVLTGNEGEVRVNCNLVNS; from the exons ATGAAATTTGGGTATTTGGCTCtctttctcctcctccttcatTTGGAGTTATCGGCCATTGAACCTGTTACTGCGGCTGCTAATTACTCTGAGGACTACTACGAGGACACATGTCCGGATGTTGTGGACATCATCAACCAAAAGGTGGACGCCTGGATTGAGAAGGATTTCACCTTGGCTGCAAGCCTCATTCGTTTGCAATTCCACGACTGTGCTGTTAGG GGATGCGACAGATCCATTTTGCTGAACTCTACAGCAAGCGAGAGGACAACATCTGTCAGCAGTACTGTAAGAGGTTACCAAGTGATTGACGAAATCAAGGCAGCGGTTGAGGAGAGTTGCCCCAGAACCGTCTCTTGCGCCGACATTCTCCTCGGCGCCGCGAGAGAGGCCAGCCTTTTTATCAAAGGCCCCTTTTGGCCAGTCCCGTTCGGGCGCAAAGATGGGATAGTTTCCATAGACACAGAAGCCGAAAGGGTCCCTCATGGGCATGAAAATGTCACCACCTTGatcaattttttcaaatctaaacGTTTAGACATGCAAGATTTGATCACTCTCTCCGGAGCGCACACCATCGGGGGAGCTTCCTGCGGTACATTTATAAACAGGGTCAACAACTTCAATGGAATCGGAAAGCCTGATCCCTCACTCGATGCCACATACATGAATATGTTGAAGAAAAGATGTAGCCGCTCAACGGACCTTGTTAATCTCGATGTAACAACTCCAAGGACATTTGACACTGTTTATTacaaaaatcttcaaacaaAGAAAGGATTGTTAACAACAGATCAAGAACTCTATATGGATCCAAGAACGGCTCCCTTGGTGAATACAATGGTGTCGTCTCAACCCGGAACCTTCGAGGAGCTATTTTCGGATGCAATGGTAAAGCTTGGGAACATCAGAGTTCTTACTGGGAATGAAGGTGAAGTTCGCGTGAATTGCAATCTCGTCAACAGTTAG